The DNA window AGTCTTCCACCAAGTCCTTTTACCTCAACAGATCCCATGAATCCAAGTAATTCAAGCTTGCATAGAAGACATTTGGCTTCAGGATTGGCAGTGATCTCTGAGTTAGAATAAGATGTTGAAGGTTAATTTCAACTGAAAGTCTTGTGTATTAATAGCTTCCAATGTTctacaaatacaagaaacaaaaagaagaaattgatgaataaaatagAGGTAAATGAAGAGTAGAACGGTAGTCCTTTTGCACTCCGGGATCAAATATACGAAGTGTCCGTTTCCTGTAGTCAATGCTGTCTAGATCTGCATAAAAGTGCTGTTCCTCCCCATCAATAACCTTTGTTAAGGGAAGTACTGAACACCAAAGCATAAGGGCACAAATTTGCATGATCACCTTTGAACCGAAACGGGCACTTTAAACTGGCATCAGTGCCTCTGCAAGAAGATGGGCTATGGTCATAGCCGGTGTGTTTGGAATTGAAGGTATGATAATCATTTGCGTAACAGGCTATCGACAATGGTATCAAATCTGAATCCGGAtaccaaaaaataaatcaagattAGGGACAGCAAAACTACCAAACTCTGAACTTGCAACATGCTATTAATGATTGACTAAAAATAGCCGGATATTCAGAGGAGAAGGTGCTGCTTGGTAAGGTTTTAGAGCAAATGAATGCACTCTAACTAGTAAATTTTAACCTCCTTTCCCGGTAACGGTTTATGGGAATCCAATCTATACTTGACTACTGGAGTTGTTTATTAAGAAAAACTTTACCATTAACCTCAATTGACTTTTGACTAGCCACGCAATTTAAACTTTtcattctttcattttcttttttcattctttGTTAAGGGAGTCCAATCTAAACTTCTGTTATGTGGAAGGCATTGCAATCTAGACTTTAGCACTTACTTGGTAGTTATTATCATTAATACTTTTGATGACAATTAAAATTTGCAgtttatgaaaattaaaaatctCCTACCCTGCTGGTTCCAGGAGGGAGGAGGGGGGGTTGTGGGGGAATCAGGAAGGGGAGAGGAGGAAGAGGGAGGGATGGAGGAGGAAGAAAGTGGGAGGAGAAGAGAGAGATGGGGGGAATCGGCACCGCCGGGGAGAGTTGGGTGTTGCAGTGGGGAGGGAGGAAGGAAGGGAGAgggagggaaaaagaaaaggaaaaggaaaaggaaaaagaaaacaaaaaggaaaaggaaaaggaaaagaaaaagaaaaaagaaagtttgtttTTTCAACTCTCAaatacacaaaaaataaaattttctagCGTAGAACAATAAGTTATAGTAGAATTTTATATAAACATCCAAAAATACACCATCCAAACACACTCTAACATGCTCATATGTCTATCAGGTTTTTCTTATCAAGAGTATAACTAGTTAAGAGTTTGTGGCATTTATAACCGTCTCTAAATAGTGTAAAACCATATCATTATAGGTTATTTGTATAATTTTGTAACAAAGATGCAAAACTTCAGTGTTCATTTTGGAAATACATGCTAGTGGTATTAGAATTACGTGTTGTTACTTGGTTtgaacattttaaatttcatcttattgacaaaaataagaataaaatacaaaaaattaaaaattaaaacaaagtaGAAGATGCATAAAGTGTGTCtagatagtgtattatttgaaatattatttgaaataattactataatattttttatgatattgatgtatgtaagataaaaacttggatgaaaatatttttaaaaaaaattagttggAAAACGTGTTTATGAGCaaacaaaataatatttgaaaaaaaaagagaaataacTTCCATAGCTATAAGAATGggaaagtttttaaaaaatctaaaaaattaGAATGAGAAAGTTAAGTAGCACCATTTTCTAATGCAACAGAGTCACAATAGAAGAATTATTACTGCATccagaacccaaaaaaaaaaattaaagaaaggatGAAATCCAAGATAGGTTACCAAGTCAAAGCTTCCAAAATCTAAACTTGCAACATACTATTAATAATTGACCGAGTCAATGTTAAAAACTAATGATGAACTCCTTTCGGACTAAAGAACTAAGTCAACatactcttttttttcccccttttttgaGGGAACCCAATCTAAACTTGGCTACTTGtgtcatttttcttatttccaTTCTTTTTGTTGAAATACACACCATTGTCAATTGAATTTAGCACCGAAGTCGttgctattattattattattgacaAAATCAAGTTGTTATTTTTTTGGTCAACTCCTTTgttgttatttttgtattaaaaaaaacaaaattgttCCCTTAGTACCTCCATTTGTTTTTTCAGGTAAGGTATTCATTTTATTGATATAGCAAAAACAGAGCTTATTATGAGAAGTAGCAAAAGGCCAAACCAGCAACACCTTCCAAAGTACACTAATTGCAAACAACACCCAAGGTCATCAACTAAACAAAGAGAAAACTCACGGTAAGAGTATAAGATCAAAATTAATTCCATGCTATACTTTGTTAGTGTAATCTTCTTCCAAGAAGCTACAACTGCTCTAACCTCAGTGCTGATGGGTTGCTACATGGTAGGAGTAGCTGGAGTAGCTTTTTCTTCCTTAGTGAAAATTCTCTTGTTTCTCTCTTCCCATATATGACAGACACAAGATGCAAGAGACGACCTAACTATTTAATCAAGAAAATTTTTCCTAGCACAATAAAATCTGAGCCAAGACAGTTTAATATTCAAAGCATATGCTCCTCTGTATGCCAAATTCAAATTCTGCACATTTCTCTCCAAATATTTGCAGCATAAGTGTAACATTTAAGACCATGTAACTTTATTTCATGGGTTAATTAGTGAAGGTTATAGAACCTTGGTGGTATATGTGATTAAGTTTAGAAGTTGGGGGACTAATTAATAATTTGGCAAATTTTTATATTGAAAGAATATGAGTTGGACCTCATTTTACTCTCTCTTACCCTTCGTACTATTTCTCTCTAAAATCTCTCTTTAGTCCTTCTCTTGATCAAGGTGAAAGCTTCGCAGATCAAAGAGTTAGAATAAATGAGGTGCTtggggtctttttttttttttttaatgtaagtgGGCGGTCTCAAATTCGAGATCTCTTATTTACACTTCCTCTCCAATACTACTTAATCCATCCTTCCTCCCAAGTAGTTAAGGTTTCACTTCTGACTTCTTTAACAGTCTTTTGcctatttgttattttgttggCTAATTTAGTGGGACTATGTGATGATTTTAGAAATTTTGCGATGAAATGATCAGTTGATGAAATACAATGATTTCATGGTTTGGTTCCTGTCTATGCTTGTTTTATATTTGGAATCTTAATCAAAAGTGAAATGGGAAAATGAGTGAAAATCTTGAAGTTTGGATGAATTCTTATAAGTCGTGTAAGGTGGTGGCTTTGAGTACGTGAGGCCCAGTCCCCACTTCTTCGTTTCCCTGTTTCGGCTTCAAAAATATTTCTTTTGCTCTTATTGGTCCCGGACTGAGTTGTAATTGACATATTgataatttactctattattaaGAGTTAGAAATTAAATTAGGCTTTAGCTGTTATAGGCATGAAAGATGTGTATCACAGGAATTACCTAAGTTAAGTTAGGTATTGATTCATTTTCACTAAGGTAAGTAGTTTTAGCACTCTCTaatgaataaaatagttttaaaTGCCTGTGTTAATATGAAATTCCTCACAGAGTAGAGATACTTATAATTCTTTTGACATGTGAACTAATATGATAAGAATGTATATGAATATTTATGGAATTTAGATGCAACATTTGTTTCGCACTTTGAACTCATGATTTCTTGTTTACTGTCATTAGAACTAATTAGTTCTGTATTTCTGTCTATCTGATCTATCTAGCGGGAAATGCTGGCCTTGCTGCAGGGTAACAAAATGTCACGATCAAAAGGTACTTCGTGAGGGCAACAAGTGCTTAATGTCATTTGTTCCTGAGCTGAGACATTTGTTTTAAGAGTACTACTACGCCCTTCATTTTCAAGCCTAATATGTCACCTCTCTCCCTAAAGCCAAAACTTTTTAAAATGTTGTATTCGTGCAACACATATCAAGAAAGTTTATCGGAACAACTGAAGTTTAGATCCTTTTAGAACGGTTTATCATTACAACACAAGTAGCTTCCTATCCCCAGCAATTCGAGTTTCCTCTCCAAAGCTTAGGCACAATGACTGACTTTTTGTAATCAAATCATATGAACACTGAAACAATGATAGTAGCAATCAATAACAGTTAACATATCCATAATTCAAGAGAAGGTGCCAATGGTTGTTACTTAGGCCCTGTTTGATAATCTCATTCAACACTGAAACTTAATGGATTTAGATCTTAACATGTTCAGACGCGTTTATTGAAAAACTGAAGTTTAGATCTTTTCAGAACGGTTTATCATTATGACACAAAGTAGCTCCCTATGGCCAGCAATTCCATTTTCCTCTCCACTCCCCTTGAAATTAATGACTGACTTTTGTAATCAAATCATATGAACTCAGAGACAATGACAGTAGCAATCAATAACAGTTAACCTATCCATAATTCAAGAGAAGGTGCCAATGGTTGTGCTTAATGTCGTGATGCTTCTTACGTACTTGAATTCTTCAACACGACAAAACCTCAACTTAAATAACTGAACCATCAAGAAGGAGGTACAAGAAGAAATACTAGTTCTCTTCTTCATGATTATTTGAAAAGTATATCAGCTAGACCGTGAAGCATTCGCCTCCACTTACTCAAGCTGGCAGTATCCAGGAAATGTCTTATTCTCCACGTTGATGAAAAGGAACGACatgtttcaaaggaaaaatccaagGATAAGGAAAAATGGCTACAAGGCTATAAACTAACAATTTGACTAGTAGCAGCAACACTATTGGAAAGGATTGATCTTACGAATTTGAAGGAAATATTTAGATATGCTGCTCGCTTTTTTAGATAACATAatagtttaagaaaaaaatatgtgTTGGAGCTCAATTGTAGAAATTATTATGTTAAACTCAAAGATTGATGCTGGTATTACTATTACATATGAAGCATATATCAAGGTGCTACCTTTCAGTTTATTGATGCCAAACTGATATTTCAGTTTGCCATGTTATCTGGTACTAGGTGGCATATTTGAGAGTTTGAAAGACAAATCCACTAGACAAAGATTTCACTGAATGCACGAATTCTACTTAGTCATCCATCTGCTCTATTTCTAAAGCAACAGAGCTACATAGGGGTGCCGTTGACTCGTTAGAAGAACTACTATCACTGCTTCTTTGCATGGATATGGGTGAATCTGGAGGGTAAAACGACGGTTTAGGAGGCAACTTTAGGCCACTAGCATCACCTTCAAGCATTTGTAAGACTTCTCTCATTGAAGGACGATCCTCAGGTGTCATTTGTATGCACCACAAGGCAatcaaaatcaattttcttGTAATTGTCTTTTCTTCTTCAGTTGCATGATCTCCGATTTCCATTTCCTCCACCTGATCGAATTTGTCATATATCCATGAAGGGAAGTATATTTGACTTGAATGCTCAGCATGCACATCCACATTTCTCCTCCTTCCTGCCACTTCCATTAGTAACATTCCATAGCTGTAAACGTCTGTCTTATGTGAGACTCTTCCAATCTTTTTATAGAACAACTCCGGGGCCATGTAACCTAAAGTTCCTCTCGCAACAGTAAGAGTTGCAATACTCTTTTGCATCGGGTAGAGTTTTGCAAGTCCAAAGTCCGAAACTTTTGGAACAAAGTTCTCATCGAGTAAGATGTTATGTGGTTTAATATCAAAATGCAGAATTTGCATATCACACCCCTGATGCAAGTATTCAATGCCACGAGCAACCCCCTTTGCAATCTCGCAAACTTGCTTCCAACTCAATGGAGAACCATTTTGacagtttgagaaaattaactTATCCAGAGAGCCATTTGGCATGTAATCATACACTAGAGCACGTTTTGAGGCAGTAACACAAAATCCCACTAACCGAACCACATTCACATGGTGTATTCTTCCAATAGTTGCAACTTCATTGATGAAATCTTGTCCATTAGCTTTTGATTTGTTCAGCATCTTGACAGCAACTGTACCTCCACTGCGCAATTTGCCTTTGTAAACCAAACCATAGCCTCCTTCACCTAGTTTCTCCTCAAAATTTTTTGTCATtgtctttatttctttgtatgaGTACCTAATGGGCATGAGGCTGTTGTTTGCTTGTAGGAAATCTTCTATTGTATCATACCTCGATAAATGCCTCCGACGACACCGATAAAGGAGGAAAGCAAACAAGAGGATAATGCCAATGACTTTTATTGCTGCACTAAGCACAGCTGAAATAGAAGAACAAAACAATAagaacaaaacaatgattgaCTGACTTCTAGTATATTCCAATAGACAGAGTTTTCAACTATAAATCAGATGCCTTACCCGAAACTAAGCCAATTTCAAAGTAATCTGCTTATAAAAGAAAAGTTAAAGGATTATAATGGAAATATTGAAATAGAAAGAATCTGATTGATTAAAGAATGGTTTTTCTGT is part of the Coffea eugenioides isolate CCC68of chromosome 6, Ceug_1.0, whole genome shotgun sequence genome and encodes:
- the LOC113773328 gene encoding LEAF RUST 10 DISEASE-RESISTANCE LOCUS RECEPTOR-LIKE PROTEIN KINASE-like 2.3, whose product is MLHLQILAVLLSLIPIFFLLGITSDSFFTTHCQRYGYRTFKSKDTSCDHSPSTCGVTDINLKCPFQFSGADPDLCRNPIEFSCENNRTVLSLSSACREIQQYNFSVELNSIDYEKQTLRIFDPGVQKNNCSTLPVYPLQRNDYYYQPGAGYDMEIDADIGSLVFVSCKNPVKSKNPPLYVDTASCNITANHFSKVKAPPGYYSYVVVGESVVASDIKESCTVYKKVPVDLRCLPDVTAGDISFQDIHNLLSNGLELSWYSGPQEPRRRRSLFCDVALILAEISGFVIQLVFGQEHYFEIGLVSAVLSAAIKVIGIILLFAFLLYRCRRRHLSRYDTIEDFLQANNSLMPIRYSYKEIKTMTKNFEEKLGEGGYGLVYKGKLRSGGTVAVKMLNKSKANGQDFINEVATIGRIHHVNVVRLVGFCVTASKRALVYDYMPNGSLDKLIFSNCQNGSPLSWKQVCEIAKGVARGIEYLHQGCDMQILHFDIKPHNILLDENFVPKVSDFGLAKLYPMQKSIATLTVARGTLGYMAPELFYKKIGRVSHKTDVYSYGMLLMEVAGRRRNVDVHAEHSSQIYFPSWIYDKFDQVEEMEIGDHATEEEKTITRKLILIALWCIQMTPEDRPSMREVLQMLEGDASGLKLPPKPSFYPPDSPISMQRSSDSSSSNESTAPLCSSVALEIEQMDD